ATGTCCAATTAGAAGAGATGGAAGATCCTTAGGGAGCAGAAATGGTGTGAGAATAGTGGAAGGATTCTGGGGTAAAAAAAAGACTGACTGCGTTGAAAGTGGCCATGATGGCCAAGAACTTGTATTGGGTGCTTAATCATTTGTTCCAGATGAATAAACAGGGATTCTCTCATAAAAAGAAAGGGACCCTCTTCACTGGAATCATCCCAAGTAGAGCCTAATCAATCCTTGTAGCAAATATCAAAATCCTCCTCAAAGACAATATATAGATACTGTAGCTGGAGATATGATAGCCTTGGACATTGAGTTTCAAAAAGCAGTAGCCATGGACAGCCAGGTTTCAGAGAGAAGATGATCAGGAAAGAGGTGCAAAAATAGTGATGTACAAAAGGTAGGTTGGATTTGAGACTGCAATGTTGCAACAACAAGTAGAAAAAGAGCCAAGTATAGAAGCTGTGTCAGAAAAGATGAACTGGGTCCCACTCACTTGATGTAAGTGAAGGGAGCCCTGGGAACCATCCAGCCCTCCTTGACTGGTGGCTCCATTTTAATTCCATACTAAAGATTCATGTGAATgaagtatgtaaatatatatctaaGGAAAGGAAAAGCTATAGTAGAGTAAAGAAGAGAGTGAGTTATATTTTAAAAACATCATGAAGGAGGTGGAAAAGGTGTAAAAAGAAATTAATCTGAGGGGAACATGAGAAACAGATTATAAGGATTACATACAAATCTTATTTTCGTTTTATGGAATATTTATAACCGTTATATGCTATTTTTCTTAGTTTGTAAAAACTACACATCATACAGTTTGCTGGAAACTTATTTTCAGAGATGTTCACCATATCCTATGTTATCAAGGTGCCACAAAGAActaacaaagaaatggcctcattcactcacatccattctctaatccCTTAAATATCTTTAATATTATTGTAAAAAAGGATTATGAAACATAAATATCCTATTTCATCTGTAAACAGTAATCAATTCATGGAAAGTGTTATTCTGAAAAATTGTTAACAGCAACATTAGGTAGAATTCATTTCAAACAACAGAACCCTTTACTAGAAGACTATAATCACTTGATATATTAATAGAATGATTTGATGTAAAAAAGCAGACAATATCAACAATCATGATATTCAAAATACATATATCCCAACTTTAATGTTTCAATCACTGATTAAATTCACAACAGAGGAGCTTTGTTATCCATCCATCTCATTCCTTAAATTATCTTGCCCTTGTGGTTAGTTGGATATATTTGCAGTTCAAGAATCCTCTTTGATTTGGGTGCATGGTGGGCTTAGCAATATCCATGCATCAACAGGCACTTTGCTGGTTCTAGCCTAACAGACTATTTTCCTAGAATTCAATGGTCTCATGAAACACTGTACTGGAGGTAATTGTCCCAAACAGAACTCAAATATatgacaaaaaaagatatataaccaCAAATTCGAGATAAGTTCAAGGTACACTTTCAGCCAAAACTTTTATCAGTTTTTTCTTACCTTTCAGTGGACATCTTAACATATAAAAAATCATACATCTATATAATCCTAACAGTGAAATGAAACAATGGCTTATACTGAACTAAACTAAATATCATAAACACATCACAATTACTTGGTGTATAACTTCTTGATTATGCTGGTCTTGATGCATATGCTGGACTTTGTTTGACAACTTCATCAAGTTTGGCAGCAAACAATTCACTCTCAATTGGTTTATTTAGATGGCATAATGGGTTGTAGACTACATATTCCACATACACCTGCCAAAAAGAACAATATATAAACATGCTGGCATGCTAATTAATTTCATACAGCTAAACTGAAGGAGGGCTCATGCTGCAGACTCTCTGTCATACAAGAGAATCTCAGAACAAAATATCACTACATCATGATATCCCTTTTACCCATGTATTTTCTCTCCATTTCTTTTCAATATTTTCTGTAGTCTCTCTAAATACTCTCACTCAACTAATTCAAATATCCTTCAAAATCCAATGTGCTGAGACTTTCTTCATCACTTAGTTTAGTTTATATGTGAATAAAAAAGCTGTAAGCAATTGATCTACCTAATGTTACCAAGAGTGAAGCTAATGGGTAAATGCGAAGTTACTCTTCCCATGTGGTCACACCACattccccagacaaacatgagtcacatttTCCTGCTTGCACTATCCCAAGACCACTCATGCCCATAATGCATCTACCATGAACAAGAAATTGAGCACTTCCTACTCGATTGCCCTACATTCTCTGTTCACAGATataaacacatcacaacacttatgACCTGTGTTCCTGACTGGTGGACagggccagcttcctgagtgctgttaTCAAAACATCATATCATGTaacatttattaaaaaaaaaaagcatatataaGTAGTCATACAGTTTGTAAAATGAGTCATTGTTTATATGTCAGACTAGCAATtaatcactatcttttggagctCATTCATGAGTGTTTATAGGCTGGGCATTTAAATTGGGAACTCACAGTGTACAGATAATGCAACACATTGAAAATTATCTATATACAATATAACACATATTATTGGGAATTATAATATGACTACATAGTGAGATATGTTATTATACCACTGGGGGAATGCAACACATGTCTGGCATACCATACCTTGGAAGTTATCTATATACAATGTAACACATATTATTGGGAATCATAATATGACTACATAGTGTGATATATTATTATACCACTGAGGGGGGGGATGCAACATACGTCTGGCAGGTTGAGCAGTTATTCATTTGATAATTTCACCACATATAAGTAACGTGTTACTATACTGATATAAACATCATTTTCAGCTTGAAGAAAAATGCtaaaatgataagaataaatAATTCATACAATTTGCTTTTAATCTACTAAAAATTGCCACAGTCAGGGCACACTAAATATCTTAGGTATTCATAGCTTCATGGTTGTGCTACAACCATGTGTAGTCATGTGCAGGTGCAATCTAGAAACACCTCAGACTAATTTTTATATGGGAAACCAATTAAAAGCATGAATATAAGCAAAGAATGGTGGAAATCTCACACTGCATGCATGGAGAAATTCAGTGTAAGGAAAGGTGCAACCTACTTCAAAGTTAAAATAATAAATGTCAATGACAAAATGTTGTCTGTGTGGTAAGATAGGAGTAATTTTTTGAGAGGATAATACACTTTTAAAAGGGTTGCCAGAATGAAGAATAATAAAGCTGATAGATAATACAGTTATGGGAAACCACCTGATAGAATCATGGACTGTAGCTTAGGTAGTATCATTTGATAGGACTAAATATGAAAAATGGATGAACTACTCTGTATGAAGGAAGTAAACAGGTATACATAAGAAACAGACATGAGAAGAGTTGAATGGATCAAGTGAAAACAGTATGTGAGAGGCAAAAGAGTATAAGAAAAGTGATACATGACATGATCACATGCATTGGAGGTGCAACTACATATACCTACTTGCTGTACTGAACAAGAAATAGAATTGGAAGAGATAAATCAATTGCTTCAGTTAACCTTTGGGATTTGGTCCTTTTTAATCAACACTTAAAATGTCCTGCAAATTCCAATGCTTAAAAAGTTAAGTATTTTTACTGCTCATTTCCAGGATGATCCAGATAGCTACCAGGAGTTCAGTAACGTGATATCAATAATAGGTAAAAAAATAACCACATTAGAAAGCCTCTACAGGATACAACCATGACTAAGTGAACGTATGGCATCTGACTTACTGTATGTAAGTTCAAACCAAGCCCTTTAATATGTTGCATTACTTACCTGTGTGTATATCTGATGAAGAAGTTCCTTAATCCCCTGAGCATTAACATCAGTATTAAGAATAAACTTGAGTCTTGATGGTGTTTCATAGAGGTTAAGACGATACTTATTGGTGCTATAAGTAAGGTAGCCTTCTCGGAGATCCACAGGGGACACCTGTGGTGGAGATGGGATCACTCAAAATGCCATAGGTAGTATAAAGTAGCTTAATGCATTCACATGATTTTCACCTTTTCACTCATATCAAAATTCCTAGGTGCTTTTAGAAATGTCAATGATTTAGAAAAAAGTGAAAGTTGTATTTATTTCACTTCCCTAAATCACTTATAGCATATAGAGGAAAGTGTTTATTTGCTGTTCTTTCATTCTTTTAATTCAATTTTAGCTTAAAAGTTTATACTCATGACAAAAGAAATTTGCTCACATAAAACCATGTAAAGCACAAAACCATGAAAGCACAATATTTGCAAAAACTGCACAAATCTGAAAATTTCTTCCATTAGATATTTTGTATGAGTGGAAAACAGAAGAATAATGAAAAATCTTATATTACTCATACAGTTTTTATTAtgtaactggaaacagaaaaATCTGAGTCACACTGACAAAGTCACACTGACAACTCAAAAACTTAGTTTCCATGTGCCTGAAAACTTACTAACAGTAACCCACCTTTGTGACAAAAGACTTGATGGAAAATATCATCCCATACATCAGCTTAGCTTCCTGGAAGATACAACAATGTGAGAattattttgtaaatattttgttcatACATTAACAGGTACATAAAATTAACTTTAAACTCAAACTGACAATATCATTACAAATTTAGAGTACAGTTAACTTTAATCTAATGAGGCCACATTGTAAGGTATTTTTCGGACATACTTGACATAGTTATATAAATCTATGCCATAATACCACATAAAAAAATTAATTACCTGACCTCTTTTCTCAATCTACAAAACATATTTATCTAACTGATGAATTAAATATTTAGGAAATTAATGCTGAATTATAAGACTACCACACTTGAGAAAAACATTCCCAGCCCACTCTGATTTTTTCCTATGCTTAAACTGCTTAAAGCCATTTCATGCAAAACAAGTTATTGACCACTAAATTAACAAAATAGCAAAGAGTACCTCTtatccaatgtttttttttttttttcttcaaaaactcAAGCTAATCTATTTAACACAGGAGGTAGGCATGTATCATTCTGTGTCAAAGGAAGGTATATAATCTTACCTCTAAAGCTGTGCTTTTCTCATCTAACCATACTGTATAGCATATTCCTTATCATATACTATAATGCAACTGCAGAACATGATTATAAATGAAGAAGTAGAAGGGTGGACTTGAAATGGCAAATACTGTAGCACCACATAAAGCATAACATTAAGATGAAGACCAAAAGGCAGACTTACTAATATCAATTTTCTCTCTAACATTAAGAGGTACGGAGACTTTAATAACCTTTTAAAAAGTATCACTTACACAATTTAAGAAAACTTTCCATAAACAGATTATCTGAAGTTTTTCTTTAAATTCCTCTGTACATTAGGATTTTATTTTTACCAGTCTACATAGTGCCAGATGATTCAGTTTTAACtcaattataatcaatatattcagtgtgaatgaataaaggaggTCActgatccactcccaatatcaacAAACACTCTTGCCATCACTACAATCATATTATCATGACCCATATGTTGATGTATTGCATGAAGCTCTACAACACGTGCAATGCTGAGCTTAGTTTCTTAACAAATGAGCAAAATAACCATATATAAAGAGGCTATTGAACTGTCAGAACATTAAACAATTGGATCTCGCTGATTATGTAAAATACGGTGTCAACTTCAGTGAGAATAATTACTCAGTATAATCAGAATCTGTGAGTACGAGAAATCCAATGGTCCAGTTTTGGTTATCATAAATGGATATGGTCCAACTGGCCCTTCTTTTCCTTTATGCCACTGCTAGCTGCACCTCAAATGAGTTTAGAAGTCAACCCAAGACCCCAAGCTTGCTGGAACGAAGACTGAGTTGGCCACTTTATGGATCAGGCCAAATGGCCTTATGTAAGGAAATCATATGGAGATATAAATAAAGGACGACTTGAAGAATTGAAATGCTTATTGCTCTTACGACGttagtcagccaccagcagtccACTAGTCTAGATATCTGACAGGAAGATCTTAAGAGAAGGTACGCCTACTGCAAATGTGTAGTTAAAGACATATATGCTGTCAATTAGGTTACATCACCCAATGACTCCAACAATTCCCACAGAATGCTAATATTTATGGCTAAAGCAAATCTTAAAATCATGGCTGGTGGAAGAAACCCTGTCGGTGGCTGACACTACAATTGAGTTATAGACCTTTCGGGTAATACAAAGCTATTACTCCAGACTATGGCCACGGCAGTTCCTAAGCGGTATCTAGAATGGGACAGTAAATCTTACCACAAAGACAAACTAGCTAAAACCTGAAATTCTAACCTTCACAAAATgacaaaaatgaataataatcatGCTTACTTTTGAGAatactttttggaaaaaaaatagagatggaTGCCAAAGTTTGTTAAAAGGACCCTAGGCATTTTAGGATTAAGCTAGTATGGGCTGGCTTCTAAAATTCAAAATGTACCATCCACCATTAAAACACCAAGCATTTATAAACAAAAAGTTATAAACAGGAAGTTGCTAATCACAAATCCATACTCTTTTATTGTGCTATTTTACTGTCCTGCTCAAAAACATTTATCATAAACTGTATTCACTAGATGTACGTAGTGGATTACGAAGTAAAAAGTTTCAAAGCACGATACCAAAGCTTACCCAGAAAATGGTGTAAAAAGTAATCTTTGGTAAACATATTACACAATTAGAATACACCTCCCATTGAATATATGCCAGAAATAAGGAGTTGCAATAGGATACTACTACATTCAAAAGAAATGAAATTTGTGGATGCTATCTCACAGTGCCATTATCCACAATATTTTGAAGATACAAAACTAAAATGTTGGTTACGATAAATGAAACAAATcagagaaaaaatatttgaattttGTACtgcacttccacacattctgggATCCATGAAATTTCTTCAACTAACCTCTTCTCTTGTCATTCCAGATTCTTTCTTGCGAGTCCATTCAGCATAATGCAGGAGCTGGCCATCACGGTCAAACAAATAAAGGTTGTATATCGTCATTATGATGTCAACTGTAAATATACATGGaattaatacatatatgtatatacatactttatacatattttttttttttttttttatactttgtcgctgtctcccgcgtttgcgaggtagcgcaaggaaacagacgaaagaaatggcccaaccccccccatacacatgtatatacatacgtccacacacgcaaatatacatacctacacagctttccatggtttaccccagacgcttcacatgccttgattcaatccactgacagcacgtcaaccccggtataccacatcgctccaatttactctattccttgccctcctttcaccctcctgcatgttcaggccccgatcacacaaaatctttttcactccatctttccacctccaatttggtctccctcttctccttgctccctccacctccgacacatatatcctcttggtcaatctttcctcactcatcctctccatgtgcccaaaccacttcaaaacaccctcttctgctctctcaaccacgttctttttatttccacacatctctcttacccttacgttactcactcgatcaaaccacctcacaccacacattgtcctcaaacatctcatttccagcacatccatcctcctgcgcacaactctatccatagcccacgcctcgcaaccatacaacattgttggagccactattccttcaaacatacccatttttgctttccgagataatgttctcgacttccacacattcttcaaggcccccagaattttcgccccctcccccaccctaatatccacttccgcttccatggttccatccgctgccagatccactcccagatatctaaaacacttcacttcctccagtttttctccattcaaactcacctcccaattgacttgaccctcaaccctactgtacctaataaccttgctcttattcaaacgcgggagacagcgacaaagtataaaaaaaaaaaaaaaaaaatatatatatatatatatatatatatatatatatatatatatattttataattttttcataattaccaCAACACTAATTTCTATgaatgggtcctggtgttactcagcaTCTCTTCCAGAAGCTCGACTACTTCTAGCAGGAGGGAAAAATTAAGTCCTTTAAAGAGAAATTCTATGATGAGAATGTTCTTCTAATGATACAGCTAAGCCAAAAGTGTCTTTTCATTGGCAGAGTATCCTCAAGCAAGTGGAACCCAGTAATACCATACTGTATACTGTGTACTTAACCATttacatgtcttttttttcaatGGTGTTTAATGTTTCAATTAAACCATGAAATATAACTTTTTCTTTACCTACACATTGTCTTTTCGACCACTGTGGAAGTGTTCTGGGTGTGACTAGTCAAGTTTGGAGCTTTACAATACTATACAAGACCAAGAAAAACTGATTGCATTTCTTTCTGAATACACTTCAGTCCCTCCAATATCCGCTTGCCCTCAGTTTCAATCTCGGATTCATTAGCATCGTACCTCCTACCCATTTCATTGTAACAAGAGACTAACCACGAGGAGTGGTCATATGCTCACTCGGGCACATTGTGCTTTCATGTGCTCTTTTCTCAAAAGGTCTCATTTTAAGGTTGCAAATGTTCTTCTCTTGACAAAGTTCTAAAGTCTTAAATAAATATACACTATGTAGGTCGTGGATTGagtctatctatatctacaaATGTCACTAATGAGATACCATTCCTAAAGCTAGTCTTTCCTCAGCTATGCTACATTTGATTAGCTCTGGTTGGGTTAATTATATGAATTCTGCTTGTTTTTACCCCACAATTTCCCTCTTCAACAAAGCTCAAAACTGGAAATATACCGTAGAGAGTAGTGTATACTAAGTCAAATGTACTTCCCTATGTAAATCATTACCTATGAATGCGTGTAAACTGGCAGATTCGTGCTCTTCCAATAATTCTCACCATGCAAGTATCAATGATACTGAATGAGCAATATCATCTTATACTTGCCAAATACAGAGGAAGCAGCTGGACCAGACTCACTTCTTATACGCCCATCTCATGTTCCTTCCTGTGGTTTGTTTTGACGCTCAGCTGATGGCTGCAGCGTTCGCCTCTcccgtgacgtcatgagaatgtgGATTTACTTTATACCGTTCTTAGTGTAATTCTTTATCGGAATCTCACCctcttataattattatcattattgcaatTCCTGATAACTGTGTGGTTCAAGGACACCACATATGGAAATACAAGAGTATGTATTATCAACATTTCACAAAAAAACACACTAGTACAAACAAATAGAGAAAGATTTGGCAAAATATACATATTAACCTAACGGGGATTGAACAGAGTATAGATATTTATAATCATTCCTAACGTGGTTGTCATAATACATTCAAATTAAAGAATAGCAATAACAGTACAAAACTACAACTGAACTACGTGTAGATACAATATAAATTTCATGACAAAAAAATCATCTCAAAGAATAAAGTTACTAGTCAGATCTAGAATTAAAAACGAGTTCAGCACACATTAAGATCAAAAGGTCAATAGACACAACCATAGTGGTGCACGATTTCGGATGATCTGAAATAGAATGCAAACTGTGACAAGATTCGGGCCAAGTCCAATGGTACCTTGGGCCAACTGAGGAGAATTCTGGTAGTCTATAAACCTAATTTCAAGGAGTAAGCCTACCAATCCTACCAAATCTCGAGATGGCCTATAGATGGTCAACACGCTCACCTGCACCTCCTAACATTTAGCAAAAGTTATTCAGGGGTGCTGATAAGATATGATTATTGATTAATAATTCGAGAAAAATAATGCGTTTCACTAGTTTTCCTACTATATTTGCAATTATCTAAATGTTCTTTACGGGAAggaagttctacattcgtggagCCCTATCTCTTGATACCCAATTTCTCTGTCGCTACTCTTGCCTACAGAGTGTATTCAACGGGCGTCGGGATCATACTTCATGAGGAA
The sequence above is a segment of the Panulirus ornatus isolate Po-2019 chromosome 12, ASM3632096v1, whole genome shotgun sequence genome. Coding sequences within it:
- the Bet5 gene encoding trafficking protein particle complex subunit 1 isoform X2 — its product is MGERGSRTPSETGSLSAYVPEIAVGSSMVAAVDIIMTIYNLYLFDRDGQLLHYAEWTRKKESGMTREEEAKLMYGMIFSIKSFVTKVSPVDLREGYLTYSTNKYRLNLYETPSRLKFILNTDVNAQGIKELLHQIYTQVYVEYVVYNPLCHLNKPIESELFAAKLDEVVKQSPAYASRPA
- the Bet5 gene encoding trafficking protein particle complex subunit 1 isoform X1 — encoded protein: MLRLLYATQDDAPGGLHHLAQRSGMVSTITGNKGRYSSVSKRVPSVLLYNTVSCLHCSLDIIMTIYNLYLFDRDGQLLHYAEWTRKKESGMTREEEAKLMYGMIFSIKSFVTKVSPVDLREGYLTYSTNKYRLNLYETPSRLKFILNTDVNAQGIKELLHQIYTQVYVEYVVYNPLCHLNKPIESELFAAKLDEVVKQSPAYASRPA
- the Bet5 gene encoding trafficking protein particle complex subunit 1 isoform X3, producing MTIYNLYLFDRDGQLLHYAEWTRKKESGMTREEEAKLMYGMIFSIKSFVTKVSPVDLREGYLTYSTNKYRLNLYETPSRLKFILNTDVNAQGIKELLHQIYTQVYVEYVVYNPLCHLNKPIESELFAAKLDEVVKQSPAYASRPA